One part of the Glycine soja cultivar W05 chromosome 11, ASM419377v2, whole genome shotgun sequence genome encodes these proteins:
- the LOC114377354 gene encoding TMV resistance protein N-like has translation MEMEHRVIPFSTRGWRRTYDVFLSFRGEDTRFGFTGHLYNTLRHRGINTFMDDEALERGEQISEAIFKAIEESGKAIVVFSKNYASSTWCLEELVKILSCMKTKELKVYPLFYNVDPSEVRYQRASYGQQLAKHEIKMKYSKQKVQNWRLALHEAANLVGWHFKDGHGYEYEFITRIVDVVGISKPNLLPVDEYLVGIESRIPKIIFRLQMTDPTVIMVGICGVSGIGKTTLAQALFNHISPQFEGSCFLSDVRGSSAKYGLAYLQEGILSDIAGENIKVDNEHKGIPILIRKLHGKRVLLILDNVDKLEQLEYLAGECNWFGLGSRIIITSRCKDVLAAHGVENIYDVPTLEHYEAMQLLSSKVTTGPVPAYYNAIWKRAVHCSHGLPLVLKDIGSDLSEKMNVIGSDLSWPSIDELGIALERYERVCDGEIQSILKVSYDSLNECEKKIFLDIACFFIGEPVSYVEEILSAIGFNPQHSINRLIDRSLLSIDSSGRLMMHDHIKDMAMKIVQQEAPLHPEKRSRLWCPQDVLQVLNENEGSDKIEVMMLVDLPRGNDVLKLSDKAFKNMKSLRMLIIKDAIYSGIPQHLSNSLRVLIWSGYPSGCLPPDFVKVPSDCLILNNFKNMECLTKMDFTDCEFLSEVPDISGIPDLRILYLDNCINLIKIHDSVGFLGNLEELTTIGCTSLKIIPSAFKLASLRELSFSECLRLVRFPEILCEIENLKYLNLWQTAIEELPFSIGNLRGLESLNLMECARLDKLPSSIFALPRLQEIQADSCRGFDISIECEDHGQPRLSASPNIVHLYLSSCNLTTEHLVICLSGFANVVYLDISYNSFTVLPACIKECINLKTLLLSNCNQLQDILVIPSKLEDIDALNCTSLTSQSSSVLLSQAFHGTGQKTVILPGLRIPEWFDHCSSERSITFWGRERFPRICVCVSFGMLENSLHHHFQVTFCIVINGHKRILSNRCYDWSVQTDHVWLFDLTALVSYEDLRGTLVKSDWNHVEIEMEWNCCIQGDHGPTRMAIVKWYGIHVYRQESKMEDISFTNPKNLQENITSKRVGTEVLDSSEKSQKKLKAISQWD, from the exons ATGGAAATGGAGCACAGAGTGATTCCGTTTTCCACGAGAGGGTGGAGGAGGACTTATGATGTTTTCCTCAGTTTTAGAGGAGAGGATACCCGTTTTGGTTTCACTGGTCATCTCTACAACACTTTACGTCATAGAGGGATCAACACTTTCATGGATGATGAGGCGCTTGAGAGAGGAGAACAAATATCAGAAGCCATTTTCAAAGCAATTGAAGAGTCTGGGAAAGCCATCGTTGTGTTCTCGAAAAACTATGCATCCTCAACATGGTGCCTTGAAGAACTTGTCAAAATCCTCAGTTGTATGAAAACTAAGGAACTTAAAGTTTATCCACTATTTTACAACGTGGATCCATCTGAGGTACGGTACCAGAGAGCAAGTTATGGTCAGCAATTGGCTAAGCATGAAATCAAAATGAAGTATAGCAAACAGAAGGTGCAAAACTGGAGGCTGGCTCTGCATGAAGCTGCCAATCTTGTAGGGTGGCATTTTAAAGATGG ACATGGATATGAATATGAATTTATCACACGGATTGTTGACGTGGTGGGCATATCAAAACCCAATCTTTTGCCTGTTGATGAATATCTAGTTGGAATTGAGTCACGTATACCTAAAATAATATTCCGTTTGCAAATGACTGATCCCACTGTCATAATGGTGGGGATATGTGGAGTTAGTGGAATTGGTAAAACCACTCTTGCTCAAGCTTTGTTTAATCACATCAGCCCACAATTTGAAGGTTCATGCTTTCTCAGTGATGTTAGAGGAAGTTCAGCCAAATATGGGTTAGCATATCTGCAAGAGGGAATTCTTTCTGATATAGCTGGTGAGAATATCAAAGTGGATAATGAACACAAAGGAATTCCAATCCTGATTAGGAAGTTGCACGGCAAAAGGGTTCTTTTGATACTTGATAATGTGGACAAGCTGGAGCAATTGGAGTATTTAGCAGGAGAATGCAATTGGTTTGGTTTGGGCAGTAGAATTATCATAACTAGCAGGTGTAAAGATGTTCTAGCTGCTCATGGAgttgaaaatatatatgatgTACCTACGTTAGAACATTATGAAGCTATGCAACTTCTAAGTTCCAAGGTAACCACGGGACCTGTACCTGCTTATTATAATGCCATTTGGAAACGTGCAGTTCACTGTTCCCATGGCCTTCCATTGGTTTTGAAGGATATTGGTTCTGATTTGTCAGAAAAAATGAATGTTATTGGTTCTGATTTATCATGGCCTTCAATTGATGAATTGGGGATTGCACTAGAAAGATATGAACGAGTTTGTGATGGAGAAATTCAGAGTATACTTAAAGTGAGTTATGATAGTTTGAATGAATGTGAGAAGAAAATTTTCCTTGACATTGCATGTTTCTTCATTGGAGAGCCAGTATCATATGTTGAGGAAATACTATCAGCTATTGGTTTCAATCCACAACATAGTATCAACAGACTTATCGATAGATCTCTCCTATCTATCGATTCCAGTGGAAGGTTGATGATGCATGACCATATAAAAGACATGGCCATGAAAATAGTGCAACAGGAAGCACCCCTGCATCCAGAAAAACGAAGTAGATTATGGTGCCCTCAAGATGTTCTTCAagttttaaatgaaaatgag GGATCTGATAAAATTGAAGTTATGATGTTGGTTGACTTACCACGAGGAAATGATGTACTGAAGTTGAGTGACAAAGCcttcaaaaatatgaaaagcCTGAGAATGTTAATTATTAAGGATGCCATATATTCTGGAATCCCCCAACATCTCTCAAATAGCTTGAGAGTTCTGATATGGAGTGGATATCCTTCAGGATGCTTACCACCTGATTTTGTCAAAGTGCCTTCTGATTGTCTCATTTTGAACAATTTCAAG AATATGGAGTGTTTGACTAAAATGGATTTCACTGATTGTGAATTTTTGTCAGAAGTACCTGACATTTCTGGAATCCCAGACTTAAGGATATTGTATCTAGATAATTGTATAAATTTGATTAAGATTCACGATTCTGTTGGATTTCTTGGTAATCTTGAAGAGCTAACTACGATAGGATGCACTAGTCTAAAAATAATTCCATCAGCATTCAAGTTGGCATCTCTTAGAGAGCTCTCTTTCTCTGAGTGCTTGAGACTTGTGAGGTTTCCAGAAATATTGTGTGAGATAGAAAATTTGAAGTATCTCAACTTGTGGCAAACTGCCATAGAGGAATTACCATTCTCTATTGGAAATCTTAGAGGGCTTGAATCTTTAAATCTAATGGAATGTGCTAGGCTTGATAAGCTACCCAGTAGCATTTTTGCACTACCAAGACTTCAGGAAATTCAAGCTGACTCGTGTAGAGGGTTTGACATTTCTATTGAATGTGAAGATCATGGACAACCGAGATTATCTGCTTCTCCAAACATTGTTCATCTGTATCTGAGCTCTTGCAACTTAACAACTGAACATCTTGTTATATGTCTCAGTGGTTTTGCCAATGTGGTATATTTGGACATATCTTACAATAGTTTTACGGTCCTTCCAGCATGCATTAAAGAATGTATCAATTTGAAGACTCTTCTGCTAAGCAATTGCAACCAACTTCAAGATATTTTAGTCATTCCCTCTAAATTAGAAGACATAGATGCATTAAACTGCACATCATTGACATCTCAATCATCAAGTGTACTATTGAGCCAG GCATTTCATGGAACTGGGCAGAAAACTGTAATTCTTCCAGGTTTAAGGATTCCAGAATGGTTTGATCATTGCAGCAGTGAAAGATCCATAACCTTTTGGGGCCGTGAGAGATTCCCAAggatttgtgtgtgtgtttcttttgGAATGCTCGAAAATTCACTGCACCACCATTTTCAAGTTACATTCTGTATAGTCATCAATGGCCACAAAAGGATATTGTCCAACCGTTGTTACGATTGGTCAGTTCAGACAGATCATGTGTGGCTTTTTGATCTAACTGCCCTTGTTAGTTATGAAGATCTCAGAGGAACATTGGTGAAGAGTGACTGGAATCATGTGGAGATTGAAATGGAATGGAATTGCTGTATACAAGGTGACCATGGGCCAACAAGAATGGCTATTGTGAAATGGTATGGAATTCACGTATACAGGCAGGAAAGTAAAATGGAGGATATTTCTTTCACAAATCCCAAAAATCTACAAGAAAATATTACAAGTAAAAGGGTTGGTACTGAGGTTTTGGATTCATCAGAGAAAAGCCAAAAGAAGTTGAAAGCAATTTCTCAGTGGGATTGA